The genomic window ACACGATGGACACGTTCGTCGATTCGTCGTGGTATCAGTACCGGTACCTGAGCCCCCACGATCCGGCGCGGCCGTTCGATCCCGAGGGCGGACGGCGCTGGCTGCCGGTCGACCAGTACACCGGCGGTATCGAGCACGCCGTGCTGCATCTGATGTACACGCGGTTCTTCACGAAGGCGATGCGCGACCTCGGGCTCGCTTGGTTCGACGAGCCGATGCTCCGGCTGTTCAACCAGGGCATCATCCTCGGCCCCGACGGCAATCGGATGAGCAAGTCGCGCGGCAACGTCGTGAACCCCGACGACTACGTGGGCACGGTGGGCGCGGACACGGTGCGGGCGTATCTGATGTTCATCGGGCCGTGGGACGGCGGCGGGCCGTGGAATCCCCGCGGCATCGAGGGAGTCCACCGGTTCCTGCACCGCGTCTGGCATCTCGTGCTGGAGACCGGCGAGGCGTCCGCGCGTCCGGACGGTACGGGCAACGGCAGCGACGTGGCCGCGGAGGTTCGCCGCGCGACCCACCAAACGCTCAAGCGGGTGACCGACGATCTCGAAGGGTTCCGGTTCAACACCGCGCTCGCGGCGTTGATGAGCTACACGAACCGGCTCTCCGAGTTGCGCGCGCAGGGCGGGCCGGCCACGGGCGAGTGGAGCGGGGCGCTGCGGACGCTCGTCCTGATGCTGGCGCCGATCACGCCGCACGTCGCGGAGGAGCTCTGGGCCCGGCTCGGGGGCGCGTACAGCGTGCATCAGCAGCCGTGGCCGGCGTGGGACCCCGCCGCGGTGCGCGAAGACACGGTCACGGTGGTGCTGCAGGTCAACGGCCGCGTGCGCGACCGCATCAGCGTCCCGGCCGGCCTCGACGAGGCGCGGTTGCGCGACGTCGCGCTGGAGAGTGAACGGGTCCGCAAGTTCACGGACGGCAAGGCCGTTCAGGATGTCATCGTCGTCCCCGGCAAGCTGGTCAACGTCGTCGCCAGGTAGGGGCCAATCTACCGCACGCCAGCCGGCCGTCGTGCCGGGCGGGACCTCGGCGGGGGCGGTGATCCGAAACTTTCCGCCGCGTTTGCTCGTTACACCGGGTAATGAGCGTGACCAGCGAAACCGCCGCCGCCGTGGCGATTATGGCCCCGCCGCCTGAGGCCGTGAAGGCGCCCGCCTACACGGCGGAGGAGCTCGCCCGCTACGACGGGATCGTCCAGCGCTATGCGCGGCATGTCTACAACATCGCGTACCGGATGACCGGCAACGAGGCCGACGCCCGCGATCTCTCACAGGAGGCCTTCCTCCGTGTGTACCGCGCGCTGCGGCGTGTGCAGCCGGGCGCCCCGCTCGAGAGCTGGCTGTACCGCATCGTCAGCAATCTATACATCGACCTGCTGCGCCGGCGTCCGAAGGCCCGGGTCGAGTCGCTCGACGCGCCGATCGACACGCCGCGCGGCGAGCTGACCCGCGAGTTTCCCGACGCCGCCGCCAACCCCGAGGCCGTCTTCGAGCGGGGGCACATCGACGGGGCGATCCAGCAGGCGCTCGCCGTGCTGAGCCCCGACCTTCGCATGGTCGTCGTCCTCAGCGACATCGAAGGCTTCGCCTACGAAGAGATCGCGGCGATGCTGCGCGTGCCGCTCGGCACCGTGAAGTCGCGGCTGCACCGCGCGCGGCAGGTGCTTCAAGTGCGCCTGCGCCCGTACGTCGAGGCGCGCCGGCGGGGGTGGCAGCCGTGAACCACCATCGCGCGGGACGCCTGCTGTCGGCCTATATCGATTCCGAGTTGACGGCCGCGGAGATGCGGGCGGTGCATGCGCATCTGCTCGACTGCGCCGTCTGCCGCGAGGCCTACGAGAACCTGCGCGCCGCCCGGGAGCTGCTCGGCGGGCTGCCCGCGGCCGAGCCGCCCGACGAGTGCTGGGCGGCGATCCGGAACCCCGCGACGCGCGGGGCATCCGCCGGCTTCGAAGGGACCGCCTGGCTGCGCGCCGTGCGGGCGGTCCTCGAACACTTCGCGCCTCGCGGCATCACGGTGCGCCGGCCCGCCTGGGCGCTCGCCGCGGTCCTCATCGTGATGGCGCTGGCGGCGATCCCGCTCGTCAAGGGCACGGTGGACCGCCTGCACGCGACCGAGATCGGCGTCGATCTGTACGTGCACGATCATGCGATGCAGATGGGCACGGCGCCGCTGGTCGACCGCGCGTACGTCGGACTGGTCGCCGGCGACGCGGAGCTCGTGCTCGCGGGTGAGACGCCGCGTCCGGTCGGGGACGGCGTCCGATGACGCGGTTCGTCCCGAAGGCGATGACCGCCGGGCTCGTGCTGCTGATCGCCGGCGCCGCGCTCGGCGCGCCGCTCACGCCGCCCTCGCCGTCCGTCTCCGCCGCGCCCGCGGCCCCGCGGGCGATCCTCAAGATGGCGCTCGACGCGCCCCGCCTGATCGACTACGAAGGCACGAAGATCATCACGGCGCTGCGCAACGGCCGGATGGAGACGGTCACCGTCGCGGAGTCGCACAAGCGGCCGAACCTGCTGCGGCTCGAATACCTCTCGCCGGAGGACGTGGCCGGCCGGCTGATCATCGACGACGGCACGACCGCGCGGCACTACGAGCCGGCCCTCAACATGCTCTTCGAAGACCGCAGCATCCAGGACGCCGGCGGGCCGGCCGCGCTCACGCTGCTGACGCGGAACTACGACATCCTCCTGCTCGGCACCGACGAGGTGATCGGGCGGCAGGCCTACGTGTTGTCGCTCACGCCGCACGGCGCCGGGGTGCAGCGCCAGCTCTGGGTCGACCGGTTGACCGGGACGGTGCTGCGCTCCGAGGATCGCGACGCGTCGCGGGGTCTCGTGCTCGCGACGTACTTTTCCAGGATCAGCTTCAGCCTGAACCTCCCGGCGGCGTACTTCCGGTACCGGCCGCCGGCCGGGGCGCGCACCGTCTCGCTGCAGACGCTGGCGGGCGGCACCCTGAACCCGGCGGAGCTGCAGGCGCAGGTGGGCTTCCCCGTGCTCGTCCCGCCGGCGCTGCCGGAGGGCTACACGTTCCGGGGCGGCGCGGTCAGCCGGTTCGGCAGCCTCACCTCGGCGTACCTGCGCTACAGCGACGGAGGGAACATCATCTCGTTCTTCGAGGCGCCCGCCGGGTCGATCGGGTGGCCCACCGCCGGGCAGCCGGTGCGCGTGCAGTCGCAACCGGGGCGCTTCATCGACCTCGGTTACTTCCGCGTCCTCATCTGGGAGCAGCACGGCCTCCGGATCACCGCGGTCGGCACCGCGCCGTCGGATACGCTGATGCTGGTCGCCGGGCAGCTGGTCGCCGGCCGCGAGCAGGCCCTCGTGACGGACGTGTCGCGGCGGACCGCGGCCGATCCCGAGACGGTACGGCGCCTCCGCGGTGAGGGCCTGACGTTTCCCGAGATCGCGCGCACGTTCGCGATCGCGCACGCGCTCGGGACGAGCGTCGATACCACGGTGCGCTTCGTTCACGGGAGCCTCTCGGTCACCGACCTCGCGGCGCAGCTGGGTATGCGGCCGGACGCACTCCGCGCCGCGGTCCGGCGCGCGGTGGACACCGCGTCGATGACGCCGACGCTCCCGGCGACCGCCCCCTCCGCCGTCCCCGCGGGCCTCACCCCGCCCTAAGCCGATGCGTCGTGCCGCGTGGCTGATGGCGGCCGTACTCGCCTGCGCGATCGCCGCCGCGGCGCCCTCGACGTTCGTCGGCGTGCCGCGGGCGCGCGGCGCGGCCGCGGTCCCCGCTGCGCTCCCCCGGGGGTGGGCGCGGGTCAGTCTCGCCGGGACGCTCGTCTCGGCGTCACCGGCCACCGGGCTCATGTCGGTCGCGGCGGTCGCGCCGAGCAAAGCCGAAGTGTTCGAAGGCGGCTCCGCCTGGCGGACGCTTTCCCTGTACGGCAAGCACTTCGTTCGCGTGCTGCCGCAGTCGGTGATGACCGACAGCGCGTCGAGGCCGATCGGGTGGGAGGCGCTCAGGGGCGGCGATCACATCGAGATCTGGGGCGTGATGAACCCGGGCGAGGAGATCATGGCGCTCGCCATGGTGTTCTCGACGCCCCAGGGGGCGAAACCCGCCGTGCCGGCCGGCCCCGCCGGTCACGTCGCGGGCGTGGTGACAGGCCGTTCGGGCTCGACGATCGATGTCGTGACCGATGCCGGAACGCGGCACGCCGTCTTGCTGACCGCGGCCACGCAGGTGCGGGCGGAAGGCCCCGCCGCGGCGTCGTCTGTGTCCCCGTTTGACGTGGTGCAGGTCGACGGGGCCGTGAATTCGGACGGCAGCGTCGTGGCCTCGCATGTGACCGTCCAGTTCGTCTCGTCGCAGGGCGCGCAGGTCTCGGGACCGATCGAGGCGGTGCGCCGCGACGTCGGCGGCCTCCTCGTCGGCGGGACCATGGTGTGCACATCCGCGCAGACGTACTTCGTCCAGGGCGCATCACGACTGTGGATCGCTCAGATCGCGGCGGGGCGTCCCGTTACCGTCTACGGCCTTCCGATTCTTGCCGGCAAGACACTCGTCGGGCTCGCCGCCCGCGTCGTCGCGGTTCGGTAGAAGAAAGAAGCCCGAAGTTCCGTCGATGTCCACTTGACTCTCGATAGATGTCATGATATCGATATCTTGACATCTATTCGGGAGCCAAGTCCAAATGAAGTCACGTACTCTCATTTACCTCGATCCAGCCGACTTGGAGGTACTGAGGTCCGAAGCGAGAAGCCAAGGCATCTCGCTTGCCGAGTTAATGCGCCGTCTAGTGCGTGAGCACGTCAAAGATAGCAGCCCGGGCGAGAAGCCCGGCACCGACGCCTTCATGAAGCTCGTGGGCCTTGGCTCAAGCGACCGCGCGGACATTTCTGAGCGCCACGATGCTTATATTGCCGAGGCGTTGAAGCGTGAGCATTCTCGTTGACACGGGTGCGTGGTACGCGCTTGCCGACACCGCCGACCGTCACCATTTGGAAGCTCGGCGTTTCTACACGCAACGAATCCCTCGCGACACGCTCGTCACGACCGATCTAATCATTGCGGAGACCTGGAGTCTGCTCCACGCGCACCTCGGGCGAAGACAGGCCCTGGAATTTTGGGGCGCCCTGCGCGATACCCAAATAGCCATCCTCAACGCGCTTGCCGTTGACGTCGAGGCGGCGTGGCGAATTATCCAGGCGTTTCCCGATCAAACCTTTAGTTTTGTCGACTGCGCAACGTTTGCCATTATGGAACGCGTCGGTATTCGTGATGCCTTCGCATTCGATTCGCATTTTCTCGTTTATCGCTACGGTCCCGATCGACAGAGGGCGCTTCGGCGGTGCCCTTAGGCTTTTGACCCGATCGATTGCTTGGCTATACTCGTGATGCAAATCGCGGAGCCGGTTGGCTGAGGAGGGCACGATGGCAAAGAAGGGCGTGGAGTACCGCGTGGTCTGGGTGCAGGACCGACCGGAGTCGGTTCAAGATGAGTTGAACCGCGCCGCGAGGGAGGGCTTCAAGTTCTCCGGCACAACCGCGAACGCCGTCATCATGGAGCGCAAGATCAAGGCCAAGGACCAGAACGGCGACGGCGGCGGCGGCGAGGAGCGCGACCGAGACGACGAGGACGACGACTGACGCGCCGGCTGTGGACCTCGGCGTTCTGCAGGCTCAGATCGAATCCACCTTCAGCGATCGGGACCGCGCACGAGGCGTCGACGGAACGTTTCGCCGTCTCGTCGAGGAGATCGGTGAAGTCGCGAAGGCGATTCGCGGTGGCGACCGCGCCGCGCTCGCTTCCGAGCTCTCCGACGTGCTGGCCTGGACCCTCAGCGTGGCGGTCCTCTGCGGCGTCGATCTCGACCGGGCGGCCGCACGCTACGCGGCCGGCTGTCCCCGGTGCGGAGCGTCACCGTGCCGGTGTCCGATGGACGCTACTCCGGACCGGCGGCCGTCGCTCTAACTCCGGAGATTCCCCGAGACGACGGTCAGCCGTCGAACAGGGGAAGCTGAGCCGGTTCCGGTTCGGGTTCAAGGTAGCGTCTTGTCTGAATCCCGTACTGCTTCTTCGCCGCGTCGACGACCTCGTGGATCCCGGCGCGATAATTGTCCGGCGCGTACTTCCCGCGATACATTCGTAGGTAGCGCGGCACAAGCGCAGGATGGCTCGCTCCCAGAAATTGGAAGAACGCGTCCCTCGTCACGTCCCCGAGATGGAGCACAATCCCGCTCACGAAATCCGCGCCGTGCGCGCGGGCTTCGCGCACGACCGCGTTGATGTTTGCCCGGCTGTCCGTCAGACCCGGCAGGATCGGCGCCAGCATCACGCCGGCGCGGATCCCGGCCGCGGTAAGCGTCTCGATCGTGCGGAAGCGATGCTCCGGCAGCGCGACGGTCGGCTCGATCTCGCGCGCGACATGCGGGTCGGTCGTTGCGATGCTGATGCACACCGTG from bacterium includes these protein-coding regions:
- a CDS encoding sigma-70 family RNA polymerase sigma factor → MTSETAAAVAIMAPPPEAVKAPAYTAEELARYDGIVQRYARHVYNIAYRMTGNEADARDLSQEAFLRVYRALRRVQPGAPLESWLYRIVSNLYIDLLRRRPKARVESLDAPIDTPRGELTREFPDAAANPEAVFERGHIDGAIQQALAVLSPDLRMVVVLSDIEGFAYEEIAAMLRVPLGTVKSRLHRARQVLQVRLRPYVEARRRGWQP
- a CDS encoding zf-HC2 domain-containing protein, which codes for MNHHRAGRLLSAYIDSELTAAEMRAVHAHLLDCAVCREAYENLRAARELLGGLPAAEPPDECWAAIRNPATRGASAGFEGTAWLRAVRAVLEHFAPRGITVRRPAWALAAVLIVMALAAIPLVKGTVDRLHATEIGVDLYVHDHAMQMGTAPLVDRAYVGLVAGDAELVLAGETPRPVGDGVR
- a CDS encoding sigma-E factor regulatory protein RseB domain-containing protein; this encodes MTRFVPKAMTAGLVLLIAGAALGAPLTPPSPSVSAAPAAPRAILKMALDAPRLIDYEGTKIITALRNGRMETVTVAESHKRPNLLRLEYLSPEDVAGRLIIDDGTTARHYEPALNMLFEDRSIQDAGGPAALTLLTRNYDILLLGTDEVIGRQAYVLSLTPHGAGVQRQLWVDRLTGTVLRSEDRDASRGLVLATYFSRISFSLNLPAAYFRYRPPAGARTVSLQTLAGGTLNPAELQAQVGFPVLVPPALPEGYTFRGGAVSRFGSLTSAYLRYSDGGNIISFFEAPAGSIGWPTAGQPVRVQSQPGRFIDLGYFRVLIWEQHGLRITAVGTAPSDTLMLVAGQLVAGREQALVTDVSRRTAADPETVRRLRGEGLTFPEIARTFAIAHALGTSVDTTVRFVHGSLSVTDLAAQLGMRPDALRAAVRRAVDTASMTPTLPATAPSAVPAGLTPP
- a CDS encoding DUF5666 domain-containing protein; this encodes MAAVLACAIAAAAPSTFVGVPRARGAAAVPAALPRGWARVSLAGTLVSASPATGLMSVAAVAPSKAEVFEGGSAWRTLSLYGKHFVRVLPQSVMTDSASRPIGWEALRGGDHIEIWGVMNPGEEIMALAMVFSTPQGAKPAVPAGPAGHVAGVVTGRSGSTIDVVTDAGTRHAVLLTAATQVRAEGPAAASSVSPFDVVQVDGAVNSDGSVVASHVTVQFVSSQGAQVSGPIEAVRRDVGGLLVGGTMVCTSAQTYFVQGASRLWIAQIAAGRPVTVYGLPILAGKTLVGLAARVVAVR
- a CDS encoding CopG family transcriptional regulator, producing the protein MKSRTLIYLDPADLEVLRSEARSQGISLAELMRRLVREHVKDSSPGEKPGTDAFMKLVGLGSSDRADISERHDAYIAEALKREHSR
- a CDS encoding PIN domain-containing protein, whose translation is MSILVDTGAWYALADTADRHHLEARRFYTQRIPRDTLVTTDLIIAETWSLLHAHLGRRQALEFWGALRDTQIAILNALAVDVEAAWRIIQAFPDQTFSFVDCATFAIMERVGIRDAFAFDSHFLVYRYGPDRQRALRRCP
- a CDS encoding MazG nucleotide pyrophosphohydrolase domain-containing protein gives rise to the protein MDLGVLQAQIESTFSDRDRARGVDGTFRRLVEEIGEVAKAIRGGDRAALASELSDVLAWTLSVAVLCGVDLDRAAARYAAGCPRCGASPCRCPMDATPDRRPSL